Proteins found in one Zea mays cultivar B73 chromosome 1, Zm-B73-REFERENCE-NAM-5.0, whole genome shotgun sequence genomic segment:
- the LOC109943550 gene encoding cytochrome b5, translating into MPTLTKLYSMEEAALHNTPDDCWVIVDGKIYDVTKYLEDHPGGADVLLEATGKDATEEFDDAGHSKSAKDLMQDYFIGEVDLDPTPDIPEMEVFRKEQDTGFASKLKDNVVQYWAIPAAVIGISAVVAILYARRK; encoded by the exons ATGCCGACGCTGACGAAGCTGTACAGCATGGAGGAGGCTGCCCTCCACAACACGCCCGACGACTGCTGGGTCATCGTCGACGGCAAG ATTTATGATGTGACCAAGTATTTGGAAGACCATCCTGGGGGTGCCGATGTTCTGCTCGAAGCAACCG GTAAGGATGCTACAGAAGAATTTGACGATGCAGGGCACAGCAAGAGTGCCAAGGATCTAATGCAGGACTACTTCATTGGGGAGGTGGACTTGGACCCAACTCCTGACATTCCTGAGATGGAGGTTTTCAGGAAGGAGCAGGACACGGGATTTGCCAGCAAGCTTAAGGACAACGTGGTGCAGTACTGGGCAATCCCAGCAGCTGTAATTGGGATATCAGCTGTTGTTGCTATATTGTATGCGCGAAGGAAGTGA
- the LOC541793 gene encoding brittle stalk-2-like protein 3 precursor, with protein sequence MAASGRSVACCAAALLAAALLLSAPTATEAYDSLDPNGNITIKWDIMQWTPDGYVAVVTMFNYQQFRHIGAPGWQLGWTWAKKEVIWSMVGAQTTEQGDCSKFKSSPPHCCKKDPTIVDLLPGTPYNMQIANCCKAGVVNTFNQDPANAASSFQISVGLAGTTNKTVKVPRNFTLKTPGPGYTCGRAIVGRPTKFFTADGRRATQALMTWNVTCTYSQFLAQKTPSCCVSLSSFYNDTIVNCPTCSCGCQNPSGSNCVNEDSPNLQAAIDGPGKWTGQPLVQCTSHMCPIRIHWHVKLNYKDYWRVKITITNFNFRMNYTQWNLVAQHPNFDNITQLFSFNYKPLTPYGGGINDTAMFWGVKFYNDLLMQAGKLGNVQSELLLRKDSRTFTFEKGWAFPRRVYFNGDNCVMPSPENYPWLPNASPLTKPLALPFLVFWVALAALLAYA encoded by the exons ATGGCGGCGAGCGGCAGATCCGTCGCGTGCTGTGCCGCCGCGCTGCTCGCGGCCGCGTTGCTCCTCTCCGCACCGACTGCAACAG AGGCTTATGATTCGCTGGATCCAAATGGCAACATCACCATAAAATGGGATATCATGCAGTGGACTCCTGATGGATATGTC GCTGTTGTCACAATGTTTAATTATCAACAATTTCGGCATATCGGCGCACCTGGTTGGCAGCTTGGGTGGACATGGGCAAAGAAGGAGGTTATATGGTCAATGGTTGGGGCTCAGACCACTGAACAGGGCGACTGCTCAAAGTTCAAGAGCAGCCCACCCCATTGCTGCAAGAAAGATCCAACAATTGTCGATTTACTTCCAGGCACTCCATACAACATGCAAATTGCCAATTGCTGCAAGGCAGGAGTTGTAAATACCTTTAACCAGGACCCAGCAAATGCTGCTTCCTCCTTCCAGATCAGTGTTGGTCTTGCTGGAACTACCAATAAAACTGTTAAGGTGCCCAGGAACTTCACTCTTAAGACTCCAGGCCCTGGGTACACATGTGGGCGTGCCATTGTTGGCAGGCCTACGAAGTTTTTCACCGCGGACGGGCGCAGGGCAACCCAAGCTCTAA TGACATGGAATGTGACCTGCACATATTCCCAATTTCTTGCTCAGAAGACTCCATCCTGCTGTGTATCTCTATCATCGTTTTATAATGACACAATTGTGAACTGCCCAACATGCTCATGTGGCTGCCAGAACCCAAGTGGGTCAAACTGTGTGAA TGAGGATTCACCTAATCTACAAGCTGCAATTGATGGCCCTGGCAAATGGACTGGTCAGCCCCTTGTACAATGCACTTCCCACATGTGCCCGATAAGAATCCACTGGCATGTGAAGCTCAACTACAAGGATTACTGGAGAGTGAAAATCACTATCACAAACTTCAACTTCCGCATGAATTACACGCAGTGGAACTTAGTAGCCCAGCATCCAAACTTTGATAATATCACTCAGTTGTTCAGCTTCAACTACAAACCACTTACTCCATATGGTGGTGGCATAA ATGATACGGCAATGTTCTGGGGTGTAAAATTCTACAATGATCTGCTGATGCAAGCCGGCAAACTTGGGAATGTGCAATCAGAGCTGCTTCTCCGCAAGGACTCCCGGACTTTCACTTTCGAAAAGGGATGGGCCTTCCCACGCCGAGTTTACTTCAATGGTGATAATTGTGTCATGCCATCTCCTGAAAATTATCCATGGCTGCCGAATGCAAGCCCTCTAACAAAACCATTGGCACTCCCATTCTTGGTATTCTGGGTTGCCTTGGCTGCTCTGTTGGCTTATGCATGA